In the genome of Triticum urartu cultivar G1812 chromosome 5, Tu2.1, whole genome shotgun sequence, one region contains:
- the LOC125509329 gene encoding subtilisin-like protease SBT1.8 — protein MQQPSRLLLVLLFCLAASSALASGGDEGAATYIVYLNPALKPSPYATHLHWHHAHLDALSVDPESHLLYSYTTAAPSAFAARLLPSHVTELRGHPAVASVHEDVLHPLHTTRSPSFLHLPPYSAPAPSADGGSSDVIVGVLDTGVWPESPSFADAGLGPVPSRWRGSCETNATDFPSSMCNRKLIGARGFFRGFGAGGRNGSSHGTTELSSPRDHDGHGTHTASTAAGAVVADASLLGYAHGTARGMAPGARVAAYKVCWRQGCFSSDILAGMEQAIEDGVDVLSLSLGGGSYPLSRDPIAVGALAATRRGIVVACSAGNSGPAPSSLVNTAPWIITVGAGTLDRNFPAYAKLGNGETHAGMSLYSGDGLGDDKFPLVYNKGIRPGSNASKLCMSGTLDASAVKGKVVLCDRGGNSRVEKGQVVKLAGGVGMVLANTAQSGEEVVADSHLLPAVAVGDKSGDAIRAYVESDAGAEVALSFAGTAVDVHPAPVVAAFSSRGPNRQVAQLLKPDVIGPGVNILAGWTGSVGPTGLTIDERRPAFNILSGTSMSCPHISGLAAFVKAAHPDWSPSAIKSALMTTAYTVDNTGSPLLDAAGANATATATPWAFGSGHVDPVKALSPGLVYDTSIDDYVAFLCTVGGASPRQVQAITGAPNATCQRKLSSPGDLNYPSFSVVFGLRKSRTTVKYHRELTNVGAAGSVYAAKVTGPPSIVVSVKPARLVFKKVGDKLRYTVAFKSTAEGGPMDAAFGWLTWSSGEQDVRSPISYTWGM, from the exons ATGCAGCAACCATCccgtctcctcctcgtcctcctcttctGCCTCGCCGCCTCGTCCGCGCTTGCGTCCGGCGGGGATGAAGGCGCGGCGACCTACATTGTGTACCTGAACCCCGCGCTCAAGCCGTCGCCGTACGCCACGCACCTCCACTGGCACCACGCGCACCTCGACGCGCTCTCCGTGGACCCTGAAAGCCACCTCCTCTACTCCTACACCACGGCCGCGCCGTCTGCCTtcgccgcgcgcctcctcccgtCACACGTGACCGAGCTCCGCGGCCATCCCGCCGTCGCGTCGGTCCACGAGGACGTCCTGCACCCGCTCCACACCACGCGCTCACCTTCGTTCCTCCACCTCCCGCCGTACAGCGCTCCGGCTCCTAGCGCGGACGGCGGGAGCTCCGACGTCATCGTCGGGGTGCTCGACACTGGTGTTTGGCCCGAGAGCCCCAGCTTCGCCGATGCCGGCCTGGGCCCCGTGCCATCGCGGTGGCGCGGGAGCTGCGAGACCAATGCCACCGACTTCCCCTCCTCGATGTGCAACCGGAAGCTCATCGGCGCGCGCGGCTTCTTCCGGGGCTTCGGGGCGGGCGGCAGGAACGGCTCCTCCCATGGGACCACCGAGCTCTCGTCGCCGAGGGACCACGACGGGCACGGCACCCACACGGCGTCCACGGCGGCGGGGGCCGTGGTGGCCGACGCGAGCCTCCTCGGTTACGCCCACGGCACGGCTCGGGGCATGGCGCCCGGGGCGCGCGTCGCGGCGTACAAGGTGTGCTGGAGGCAGGGATGCTTCAGCTCGGACATACTCGCGGGCATGGAGCAGGCCATCGAGGACGGGGTCGACGTGCTCTCGCTGTCGCTGGGAGGCGGCTCGTATCCGCTCTCCCGCGACCCCATCGCCGTCGGCGCGCTGGCGGCCACCCGCCGCGGCATCGTCGTCGCGTGCTCCGCGGGGAACAGCGGGCCGGCGCCGTCGTCGCTGGTGAACACTGCCCCGTGGATCATCACCGTCGGAGCCGGCACGCTCGACCGGAACTTCCCGGCGTACGCGAAGCTCGGCAATGGCGAGACCCATGCCGGCATGTCGCTCTACTCGGGCGATGGGCTGGGTGACGACAAGTTCCCCCTGGTGTACAACAAAGGCATCCGCCCGGGCAGCAACGCGAGCAAGCTCTGCATGTCGGGCACGCTGGACGCGTCGGCGGTGAAGGGCAAGGTGGTCCTGTGCGACCGGGGCGGGAACTCGCGGGTGGAGAAGGGGCAGGTGGTGAAGCTGGCGGGCGGCGTCGGGATGGTGCTCGCGAACACCGCACAGAGCGGCGAGGAGGTCGTGGCGGACAGCCACCTGCTCCCCGCCGTGGCCGTCGGCGACAAGAGCGGCGACGCCATAAGGGCGTACGTGGAGTCGGACGCCGGCGCGGAGGTGGCGTTGAGCTTCGCCGGCACCGCTGTGGACGTGCACCCGGCGCCGGTGGTGGCCGCGTTTAGCTCCCGTGGGCCGAACAGGCAGGTGGCGCAGCTGCTGAAGCCGGACGTGATCGGACCGGGGGTGAACATCCTGGCCGGGTGGACGGGGTCCGTCGGGCCGACTGGGCTGACCATCGACGAGCGGCGGCCGGCGTTCAACATCTTGTCAG GGACATCCATGTCGTGCCCGCACATCAGCGGGCTCGCGGCGTTCGTGAAGGCGGCGCACCCGGACTGGAGCCCCAGCGCCATCAAGTCGGCGCTCATGACCACCGCCTACACCGTCGACAACACCGGATCGCCCCTCCTCGACGCGGCCGGCGCCAACGCCACGGCCACGGCCACGCCATGGGCTTTCGGCTCCGGCCACGTCGACCCCGTCAAGGCCCTCTCCCCGGGCCTCGTCTACGACACGTCCATCGACGACTACGTCGCCTTCCTCTGCACCGTCGGCGGCGCCTCGCCCCGGCAGGTCCAGGCCATCACGGGGGCGCCAAACGCGACGTGCCAGCGGAAGCTGTCCAGCCCCGGCGACCTCAACTACCCGTCCTTCTCCGTCGTCTTCGGCCTCCGCAAGTCGCGCACCACCGTCAAGTACCACCGCGAGCTGACCAACGTCGGCGCCGCCGGGTCGGTGTACGCGGCCAAGGTCACCGGCCCGCCCAGCATCGTGGTGTCCGTGAAGCCGGCCAGGCTCGTGTTCAAGAAGGTCGGGGACAAGCTCAGGTACACCGTCGCGTTCAAGTCGACGGCGGAGGGCGGCCCCATGGACGCCGCGTTCGGGTGGCTGACGTGGAGCAGCGGGGAGCAGGACGTGCGGAGCCCGATATCGTATACGTGGGGGATGTAG
- the LOC125509330 gene encoding uncharacterized protein LOC125509330 codes for MAAAAGDEPETTVEVKLRAVGPSRPTTIRLPPLISVADLRRSVALDRRLPEDRLRLVLRGTTLPWGDDTHVKLRDGDSLIVAVAPKPPAKHLRGDDDDDDDDDEEELKFKIPQTTTWWKKRIFIFLREKLRLPDILLMALFSVTMKAWIIITLWFLLAPIARKYEVGPLYILATGFLIILLNLGRRQQGDISAYSIFNEDFREIPGTFNAERIDRDLRAGQL; via the exons ATGGCCGCTGCGGCGGGCGACGAGCCGGAGACGACGGTAGAGGTGAAGCTGCGCGCCGTCGGTCCGTCCAGGCCCACCACCATCCGCCTCCCCCCGCTCATCTCG GTTGCCGATCTGCGCCGCAGCGTCGCTCTCGACCGGCGTCTCCCAGAAGACCGCCTCCGCCTGGTCCTCCGGGGGACGACTCTCCCGTGGGGAGACGACACCCATGTCAAGCTCCGCGACGGGG ATAGTCTTATAGTTGCCGTGGCACCTAAACCACCTGCTAAGCATCtccgtggtgatgatgatgatgatgacgatgacgatgaagaAGAACTG AAGTTCAAGATACCTCAAACAACAACCTGGTGGAAGAAAAGGATTTTCATATTTCTTCGAGAAAAACTGAGATTGCCCG ATATCTTGTTGATGGCACTATTTTCTGTCACTATGAAAGCATGGATTATCATCACACTATGGTTCCTATTGGCACCTATTGCTCGAAAGTATGAGGTCGGACCTTTATAT ATACTTGCGACAGGTTTCTTGATCATACTTCTTAACCTTGGAAGACGACAACAAGGTGATATTAG TGCATACTCCATATTCAATGAAGACTTCAGGGAGATTCCAGGAACATTTAACGCGGAGCGCATAGATAGAGACCTCCGGGCAGGTCAATTGTAA
- the LOC125509332 gene encoding putative gamma-glutamylcyclotransferase At3g02910 yields MEAASAETATMVFVYGTLKRGFPNHPRLAAFDCPFAGAATTAAPASLVIGPYSVPFLLPAPTPSSGRLVSGELYSASPSALADLDLLEGTHLGVYERRRITVVVDGTSKEVEAEAYFANASYAEALWLRCGGEAAEIAEYTMEHAGRYVPPSGRSPGVSGLMDAVRAFLATAPPEN; encoded by the exons ATGGAGGCGGCGTCGGCGGAGACGGCGACGATGGTGTTCGTGTACGGCACCCTGAAGCGCGGGTTTCCCAATCACCCCCGCCTGGCTGCCTTCGACTGCCCCTTCGCCGGCGcggccaccaccgccgccccagCCTCCCTCGTCATCGGGCCCTACTCCGTTCCCTTCCTCCTACCTGCCCCGACTCCGTCCTCCGGCCGTCTGGTCTCCGGCGAGCTCTACTCCGCGTCTCCCAGCGCCCTCGCCGACCTCGACTTGCTAGAG GGCACTCACCTCGGCGTCTACGAGCGCCGGCGGATCACCGTCGTGGTTGACGGGACGAGCAAAGAGGTGGAGGCAGAGGCTTACTTTGCGAACGCGAGCTACGCGGAGGCCCTGTGGCTGCGctgcggcggcgaggcggccgaGATCGCGGAGTACACCATGGAGCACGCGGGCAGGTACGTCCCGCCCAGTGGCCGCTCTCCCGGCGTCTCCGGGCTCATGGATGCCGTCCGTGCCTTCCTCGCCACTGCTCCGCCAGAAAATTGA